A window of Micrococcus endophyticus contains these coding sequences:
- a CDS encoding 2'-5' RNA ligase family protein, with amino-acid sequence MRLFLTIRPPRAVLDHLEPALDGVRDRAGRALRWTDPEQRHLTLAFHPEVPAGAVDDVVADAGRIAAGHAPLDLHLAGAGEFSHRTLWVGVGGQVRQLGALLAEPWLADDDGRDRRRAHLTVARVSGAAPRPRGRRRGEPRPPAPATVLLAEAVHALTVYRGPQWTADGVEVVASRLGEGRSGGPLHEVLATVPLRG; translated from the coding sequence GTGAGGCTCTTCCTCACGATCCGTCCGCCGAGGGCCGTGCTCGACCACCTCGAGCCGGCCCTCGACGGCGTCCGGGACCGGGCCGGACGCGCGCTGCGCTGGACCGACCCGGAGCAGCGGCACCTGACGCTGGCGTTCCACCCGGAGGTGCCCGCCGGCGCCGTGGACGACGTCGTCGCCGACGCCGGCCGCATCGCGGCGGGACATGCCCCGCTGGACCTGCACCTGGCCGGAGCGGGGGAGTTCTCCCACCGCACGCTCTGGGTGGGGGTGGGCGGGCAGGTCCGGCAGCTCGGCGCGCTCCTGGCGGAGCCCTGGCTCGCCGACGACGACGGCCGGGACCGCCGGCGTGCCCACCTCACCGTGGCGCGGGTGTCGGGCGCCGCGCCCCGACCTCGGGGTCGGAGGCGGGGCGAGCCCCGTCCGCCGGCACCGGCCACCGTCCTGCTGGCCGAGGCCGTGCACGCGCTCACGGTGTACCGCGGTCCGCAGTGGACCGCCGACGGGGTCGAGGTCGTGGCGTCCCGGCTCGGCGAGGGCCGCTCCGGCGGGCCGCTGCACGAGGTGCTGGCGACCGTCCCGCTGCGCGGCTGA